In the Sphaerodactylus townsendi isolate TG3544 linkage group LG10, MPM_Stown_v2.3, whole genome shotgun sequence genome, one interval contains:
- the UBE2K gene encoding ubiquitin-conjugating enzyme E2 K — protein sequence MANIAVQRIKREFKEVLKSEETSKNQIKVDLVDENFTELRGEIAGPPDTPYEGGRYQLEIKIPETYPFNPPKVRFITKIWHPNISSVTGAICLDILKDQWAAAMTLRTVLLSLQALLAAAEPDDPQDAVVANQYKQNPEMFKQTARLWAHVYAGAPVSSPEYTKKIENLCAMGFDRNAVIVALSSKSWDVETATELLLSN from the exons ACGAGCAAAAATCAGATTAAAGTTGATCTTGTAGATGAGAATTTTACAGAACTAAGAGGAGAAATAGCAGGACCTCCAGATACACCCTATGAAG GAGGAAGATATCAACTAGAAATAAAAATTCCAGAAACGTATCCATTTAATCCTCCTAAG GTGCGGTTTATCACGAAAATATGGCATCCTAACATTAGCTCAGTCACTGGGGCCATATGCTTGGATATCCTAAAAGATCAATG GGCAGCAGCAATGACTCTAAGGACAGTGTTGTTATCACTTCAAGCACTCTTGGCAGCTGCAGAGCCTGATGACCCACAAGATGCAGTTGTAGCAAATcag TACAAACAAAATCCAGAAATGTTTAAACAGACGGCTCGACTTTGGGCGCACGTGTATGCTGGAGCACCGGTTTCTAGTCCCGAGTACACCAAAAAGATAGAAAACCTTTGTGCTATGGGCTTCGATAGG AATGCAGTAATAGTGGCCTTGTCATCAAAATCATGGGATGTAGAGACAGCGACAGAACTACTTCTGAGTAACTGA